From Pyxicephalus adspersus chromosome 7, UCB_Pads_2.0, whole genome shotgun sequence, a single genomic window includes:
- the LOC140334837 gene encoding RING finger protein 112-like isoform X2 has product MKSVSQEGAAHFHKLEEDITCSVCLQELSDPVSITCGHTFCRDCITLYWNTPGLLGYRCPECRKICPRDQFIPVYRLQNMVTKVQLAVKEVQSRQLLPSPLQLVYTDSVGRLQLDESVVQRCFLDSEMSEFPLCLICIMGEKRRGKSTLLNYILRALHCLERSQPVSLGQEDEPLTGFEWRRGTDGVTKGIWIWSKPFILERNGEKLAVYVLDTEGSLDIEGDRETCIKLSALSMLLSSYLIFNVNTNLKTTELDYMEMYLHVSELTGASFSLQYLQHLDLLVRDWQDSDHCGREAARAYLQHESEKLRLRRGSEYRRLLDTLRSPSVSGFLLPHPGKRFLRSTEGRLADMDCDFREQLTKYISDLMAGIWLHQKTDICGEKITCGHVGRALKEFVIMLQRTEYNFASPLEMFYSLENRRHMTTILKNFQDFLDQQLPANASPLKVLGVRTSEMRRRVTEQVTVLKDTYEGILTGSNAEEKKMLLDEIKSLLNEKQEYFCAEYSKRFTKCAVGIGCAVGGGVLCLAGGIAGAAVAGTVLAAEAVGLLGSTTAAMVGGAIGGSVTMGAIGTGVGAGVGGIIGHVEKKKEAESEHSPNTETSKEDIQPLVDEKN; this is encoded by the exons AT GAAATCTGTGTCTCAGGAAGGTGCTGCCCATTTTCACAAGTTAGAAGAAGATATTACGTGTTCCGTGTGTCTCCAGGAGCTGTCAGATCCTGTCTCCATCACCTGTGGTCACACCTTCTGCAGGGATTGTATAACTCTGTACTGGAACACCCCGGGGTTGCTGGGTTACAGATGCCCCGAATGCAGGAAGATCTGCCCCAGGGACCAGTTCATACCCGTCTACAGGCTGCAGAATATGGTGACCAAAGTCCAACTGGCGGTTAAGGAAGTGCAGAGCAGACAG CTTCTACCTTCACCCCTTCAGCTGGTGTACACAGACAGTGTTGGGAGGTTGCAGCTGGATGAGTCAGTGGTGCAGAGATGTTTCCTGGACAGTGAGATGTCGGAGTTCCCCCTGTGCCTCATCTGTATAATGGGGGAGAAGAGAAGAGGGAAATCCACCCTACTGAATTATATCCTGAGAGCCCTCCACTGCTTG GAGAGAAGTCAGCCAGTCAGCCTAGGGCAAGAGGATGAGCCCCTCACAGGGTTTGAATGGAGGAGGGGTACTGATGGCGTCACCAAGGGGATCTGGATCTGGAGCAAACCATTCATCCTGGAGAGGAACGGTGAGAAG CTGGCAGTGTATGTCCTGGACACGGAGGGCTCGCTGGATATTGAGGGTGATCGGGAGACTTGTATTAAACTCTCTGCACTGTCCATGCTACTCAGCTCATATCTG ATTTTTAATGTCAACACAAATCTGAAAACCACAGAACTGGATTACATGGAG ATGTACCTTCACGTATCTGAGCTGACAGGGGCATCGTTTTCTCTACAATATTTACAG CATTTGGACCTTCTGGTGAGAGATTGGCAGGATTCTGACCATTGTGGCCGTGAAGCAGCTCGTGCCTACCTACAGCATGAGAGTGAG aaattgaGGCTGCGTCGGGGTTCTGAATATCGCCGTTTGCTGGATACTCTTAGAAGTCCATCTGTCAGCGGATTTCTGTTGCCCCACCCCGGAAAAAGGTTCCTGAGATCAACTGAGGGCAGACTGGCAG ACATGGATTGCGATTTCAGAGAACAGCTGACAAAATACATCTCAGACCTCATGGCAGGAATTTGGCTCCACCAAAAAACTGATATCTGTGGAGAGAAGATCACCTGTGGCCATGTGGGGAGAGCACTGAAG GAATTTGTAATCATGTTACAGAGAACAGAGTACAACTTTGCTTCTCCTTTGGag atgttttaTTCACTTGAAAACCGCAGACACATGACTACAATCTTAAAGAATTTCCAGGATTTTCTGGACCAGCAG CTTCCTGCCAATGCTTCTCCACTGAAGGTCCTTGGGGTGAGGACGTCTGAGATGAGGAGAAGGGTCACTGAGCAGGTCACTGTTCTTAAGGATACCTATGAAGGAATCCTAACGGGAAGTAATgctgaagagaaaaaaatgctcCTGGATGAAATTAAATCTCTCTTGAatgaaaaacaagaatatttttgtGCTGAATATTCAAAGCGCTTCACCAAGTGTGCAGTGGGTATTGGCTGTGCTGTAGGAGGTGGTGTCCTGTGCTTGGCTGGTGGGATTGCAGGGGCAGCGGTGGCTGGGACGGTGCTTGCTGCCGAAGCTGTGGGCTTGTTAGGTAGCACAACGGCAGCGATGGTCGGAGGGGCCATCGGAGGCTCCGTCACTATGGGAGCTATAGGAACTGGTGTTGGCGCAGGCGTCGGTGGCATTATTGGAcatgtggaaaagaaaaaagaagccgAGTCTGAGCACAGTCCTAATACAGAGACCTCTAAAGAAGACATTCAACCTCTGGTGGATGAAAAAAACTGA